From Vanrija pseudolonga chromosome 1, complete sequence, a single genomic window includes:
- the CPS1_5 gene encoding Carboxypeptidase S — protein sequence MSEKKNDTSALPAPVAAASAQPPAPVKRSTRFARAMGYLLVGYVVFLAGRGIWHEVSAGVGHAAPAVAGGCVQPEALLPSFDVSTVWGAKERIVEVRALTRRFQWHQAAIRIPTESWDDMGAPGTDPRWDVFAQYHAYLEKSYPLVHKHLVKTTIDTWGLVYEWVGSDAGKRPLFITGHQDVVPVLPDTVYQWEQPPYSGAYDGTWIWGRGASDDKSTTTAVLAAIELLLESGEFAPSRTVVLAFGHDEERGGLRGAKGIRDYLLNKYGRQPFALLVDEGSGLSAAWDRTFGLPGVAEKGKFDLNLTVSTLGGHSSVPPPHTGIGLSALLIAQLEKNPYAPTLGPQAPVYGYLQCAAAHAPGIPAKLKRTVVAAASGCKKAARALPELIIATGLGGPGRAGAGQGSAERALISTTQAVDIINGGVKVNALPELVTTIVNHRLDISSSIAELKGKIWDTLVPTAAELGLAVEGFGRSYAPEHARGTVYLESSRFSEDLEPAPISDTSDSSLAWAVFAGTARGLWASRKEVSDGKAMVPLAAEDELIMAPFMTTGNTDTARYWDLARDIYRWRYVLNTEHQGGHTINERIGADALVEFTR from the exons CCTCCTGGTCGGGTACGTCGTGTTCTTGGCTGGCCGCGGTATCTGGCACGAGGTCTCCGCTGGGGTAGGGCAtgccgcgcccgccgtggCTGGAGGGTGTGTTCAGCCCGAGGCGCTGTTACCGTCTTTCGACGTGTCGACGGTGTGGGGCGCGAAGGAGCGTAtcgtcgag GTTCGCGCGCTCACCCGCCGCTTCCAGTGGCACCAAGCCGCCATCCGCATCCCCACCGAGTCGTGGGACGACATGGGCGCGCCCGGCACCGACCCCCGCTGGGACGTGTTCGCGCAATACCACGCGTACCTGGAGAAGTCTTATCCGCTCGTGCACAAGCACCTCGTCAAGACGACGATCGATACTTGGGGCCTTGTGTACGAGTGGGTCGGGAGCGACGCGGGCAAGCGGCCGCTGTTTATCACCGGGCACCAGG ACGTCGTCCCTGTCCTCCCCGACACCGTGTACCAGTGGGAGCAGCCGCCCTACTCCGGCGCATACGACGGCACGTGGATctggggccgcggcgcgtccgacgacaagagcacgacgacggccgtgctcgccgcgatcgagctgctcctcgagaGCGGCGAGTTTgcgccctcgcgcacggTGGTGCTCGCGTTcgggcacgacgaggagcgcggcgggctgcgcggcgccaaGGGCATCCGTGATTACCTGCTCAACAAGTACGGCCGCCAGCCGttcgccctcctcgtcgacgagggcagcgggCTCAGCGCCGCCTGGGACCGCACGTTCGGCCTgcccggcgtcgcggagaAGGGCAAGTTCGACCTCAACCTCACCGTCTCGACGCTGGGCGGGCACTCGTccgtgcccccgccgcacACCGGTATCGGGCTGTCCGCGCTGCTcatcgcgcagctcgagaagaACCCCTACGCGCCGACCCTTGGGCCCCAGGCGCCAGTGTACGGATACCTCcagtgcgcggcggcgcatgCGCCCGGGATCCCTGCCAAGCTGAAGCGTACCGTTGTGGCCGCGGCCAGCGGGTGCaagaaggcggcgagggcgctgCCCGAGCTCATTATCGCCACGGGGCTCGGTGGGCcgggccgcgccggcgcggggcagggcagcgccgagcgcgcgctcatCTCTACCACGCAAGCGGTGGACATTATCAACGGCGGGGTCAAGGTCAACGCGCTGCCAGAGCTCGTCACGACGATCGTGAACCACCGCCTCGATATCTCAAGCAGCATCGCCGAGCTGAAGGGCAAGATCTGGGACACGCTCGTCCCGACCGCCGCGGAGCTGGGTCTGGCCGTGGAGGGCTTCGGCAGGTCGTACGCGCCCGAGCATGCCCGCGGGACAGTCTACCTCGAGTCGAGCCGCTTCAgcgaggacctcgagccggcgccgatcAGCGACACGTCGGACAGCAGCCTTGCGTGGGCCGTGTTCGCTGGCACCGCGCGCGGGCTGTGGGCTTCGCGCAAGGAGGTCTCCGACGGGAAGGCCATGGTGCCCCTtgctgccgaggacgagctcatcATGGCGCCGTTCATGACCACCGGCAACACGGACACTGCGAG GTACTgggacctcgcgcgcgacatTTACCGCTGGCGATATGTGCTCAACACGGAGCACCAGGGT GGCCACACTATCAATGAGCgcatcggcgccgacgcgctcgtcgagttTACGCGGTAA
- the ACER3_1 gene encoding Alkaline ceramidase 3: protein MGAFDFLKTDANQHGWHTPTSTIDWCELNYTYSYYIAELVNTLTNVPVIALGLYCAYATVANGVPPRYALVYLGLALIGIGSFGFHASLQWEWQLMDELPMIYVASYAAYLVIDTLPGWKHRFGPSGPIAVLAWCIFVTVSYISLPNPVYHQIAFAGIMTTASLRSIYLLFRLPAERRAKIARLLLIGLGIFVGGFGIWNLDNYFCTELRATRAWLEDRGLGELGHFTQGHGYWHLMTGYGGALLFTAAVALCLEVKTSPYAYDFDATSWFPVVYTVPHDQRDHLKALETLDEKAPLVDASGTSSSFTESRTTTARRTSDPTSVERA from the exons ATGGGCGCTTTCGACTTTCTCAAGACCGACGCCAACCAGCATGGCTGgcacacgccgacgtcgaccatCGACTG GTGCGAGCTCAACTACACCTACTCGTACTACATTGCCGAGCTGGTCAACACGCTCACCAACGTCCCCGTGATCGCGCTGGGCCTGTACTGCGCGTATGCGACCGTCGCCAacggcgtgccgccgcgctaCGCCCTCGTctacctcggcctcgcgctcatcggTATCGGCAGCTTTGGCTTCCACGCCAGCCTGCAGTGGGAATGGCAGCTGATGGACGAGCTGCCCATG aTTTACGTCGCATCGTACGCTGCGTACCTGGTCATCGACACCCTGCCGGGCTGGAAGCACAGGTTCGGCCCCTCTGGCCCCATTGCAGTGCTCGCGTGGTGCATCTTTGTCACGGTATCTTA CATCTCGCTCCCGAACCCCGTGTACCACCAGATCGCCTTTGCGGGGATCATGACAacggcgagcttgcgctccATCTACTTGCTCTtccgcctgcctgccgaACGCCGTGCCAAGATTGCCCGCCTGCTGCTCATCGGTCTCGGTATCTTTGTTGGCGGCTTTGGTATCTGGAACCTCGACAACTACTTCTGCACCGAGCTCCGTGCGACCCGCGCGTGGCTTGAGGACCGCggcctgggcgagctcggacACTTTACTCAAG GCCATGGCTACTGGCACCTCATGACGggctacggcggcgcgctcctcttCACCGCTGCAGTTG ccctCTGCCTTGAGGTCAAGACCAGCCCATACGCCTACGACTTTGACGCCACCTCGTGGTTCCCGGTCGTCTACACCGTCCCCCACGACCAGCGTGACCACCTCAAGGCGCTTGAGACGTTGGACGAGAAGGcccccctcgtcgacgctaGCGGCACGTCCTCTTCCTTCACCGAGAGCCGGACAACAACTGCCAGGCGCACGAGCGACCCTACTTCTGTGGAGCGGGCATGA
- the SPAC25G10.01 gene encoding putative RNA-binding protein, producing MSDPSDVWQNAAPAGDSYSAPRETREASPRREERDERERSPAPRRERSRSPAARNGGGEGGGAAPRGRNDDGSVNPGNNLHVSGLARSVTDRGLEDMFSKFGKIQKAQVMYDPHSQESRGFGFVMFEANDAAENAISTISGTTIEGRVITVTHAKRARARTPTPGRYHGVKFEGGGGGGGRGYGGGGGYGGRYEDRPYQPRSYDSRYSDRGPRYDDRPRYDDRRGGYGGGDRYDDRRGGYGDDRRGGGYDDRRGGDDYYRRGPPPDRYDRDDRGPREERPRY from the exons ATGTCTGACCCCTCTGACG TCTGGCAGaacgccgcccccgccggtGACAGCTACTCGGCCCCCCGCGAGACCCGCGAGGCCTCGCCCCGCcgtgaggagcgcgacgagcgtgagcgctcccccgctcctcgccgtgagcgctcgcgctcgcccgccgcccgcaacggcggtggcgagggcggcggcgctgctccccGTGGCCG caacgacgacggctcggtCAACCCCGGCAACAACCTCCACGTCTCGGGCCTGGCTCGTTCCGTCACCGACCGTGGCCTTGAGGACATGTTCTCCAAGTTTGGCAAGATCCAGAAGGCCCAGGTCATGTACGACCCCCACTCGC AGGAGTCGCGTGGCTTCGGCTTCGTCATGTTTGAGGCtaacgacgccgccgagaacGCCATCTCGACCATCTCGGGCACCACCATTGAGGGCCGCGTCATCACCGTGACCCACGCCAAGCGTGCTCGTGcccgcacccccacccccggccGCTACCACGGCGTCAAGTtcgagggcggtggtggtggtggtggccgcggctacggcggcggcggtggttaCGGCGGGCGTTACGAGGACAGGCCTTACCAGCCCCGTTCTTACGACTCGCGTTACTCGGACCGCGGACCCCGTTACGATGACCGCCCGCGTTATGATGACCGCAGGGGCGGTtacggcggcggtgatcGCTATGATGACAGGCGTGGTGGTtacggcgacgaccgccgtggtggtggataTGATgaccgccgaggcggtgacGACTACTACCGCCGCGGTCCTCCTCCTGA CCGTtacgaccgcgacgaccgtgGCCCCCGTGAGGAGCGTCCTCGTTACTAG
- the Mark2_3 gene encoding Serine/threonine-protein kinase MARK2: protein MAPRRDKENDAGPPGAGTLFVYAPNQAPEESRWESLPTTVPLLTPSPDSLLLRGIADYTYLPASAGGILGRGKFSTVYRVTAGATSASGKVFALKHTPLYPHHALIAARLLREPTLLAQLTPHPCLIGVDGFVRTDAHFYLVEECASSHVPLPQHPLPLRPTRAARLLDQLVSVVRDCLHAGRVCHRDLKGDNVLVDVDTGNILLLDLGLATHFSASEPKLTTCCGSPAFHSPEIVHALNNKPGEVTYYGPEIDIWCIALTLLSLLLQTRFPLGPTHTSRQVMRERAMDVLQELDELYPPSAPWQGMGLAASSVLSEAERQAEADAWPRVRNAMNVFVDLDRQRRMTAFNEYDVGDEMRQRVHDYKAPDTFKTTSFIPTDIKYTLPLYLDQEHPDQPGPIVLRNPTGEPQKRIISYLKYLLRSAGILYHHVPDTHPVILQLVLPIGPVPAEPDPAVNGSADPGPSRVSWIPSLLGIGKKPPPPGRSASVPPVSTSRSSSPAGQPQKGKKAWSQQVWLRIEIEKPVPKSRPPSSRGGSRVPSRAPSRNRDAPSRPGSRGPSASSSRRAKAPTEDMLSLTLTERLHHHTTVTNSAGGINGHATAVSHTTEVSLESVTEGQVPLSVHATRHLQWAAPPSPSPLSRQVTPDSGPPSPTATRAPGIRREPSNGGGSRGSPRVILYLTEPRGYELIRKALSAAVPTSNRPATDTPPPVSPATALAIPLSGSSGNSSSASTSDAEEEQADRGRARSKETPPDRDSRSETVRPGTKGDATPVAVSVSPKSRPLSNHKTKARSPKSQKEREGSVGTPTGVAAKPRVREPSGFLESFLLGRPGSSSAEPLVAMPRRSSSVPPFTPRPDRRKQRE from the exons ATGGCCCCACGTCGCGACAAGGAGAACGACGCGGGCCCCCCGGGGGCCGGCACGCTCTTCGTCTACGCGCCCAACCAGGCGCCCGAGGAGAGTCGGTGGGAGAGTCTG CCAACAACCgtccccctcctcaccccctcccccgacagcctcctcctccgcggaATAGCAGACTACACGTACCTCCctgcgtcggcgggcggcatcctcggccgcggcaagTTCAGCACCGTGTACCGCGTCACGGCgggcgcgacctcggcgagcggcaaggTGTTCGCCCTCAAGCACACACCGCTGTACCCGCACCACGCGCTCATTGCCGCCCGGCTCCTCCGCGagccgacgctgctcgcgcagctcacgccgcaCCCTTGCCTCATTGGCGTCGACGGATTCGTGCGGACCGACGCGCACTTCTACCTCGTTG AAGAATGCGCATCATCGCACGTCCCGCTCCCGCAGCACCCGCTCCCTCTGCGCccgacacgcgccgcccgcctcctcgaccagctgGTCAGCGTCGTCCGCGACTGCTTgcacgccggccgcgtgTGCCACCGCGACCTCAAGGGAGACAACGTGCTCGTCGATGTCGATACGGGCAATATCCTGCTGCTCG acctcggcctcgcgacTCACTTCTCTGCAAGCGAACCCAAACTGACCACATGTTGTGGCTCGCCTGCCTTCCAT AGCCCAGAAATCGTGCACGCGCTCAACAACAAGCCCGGAGAGGTGACATACTATGG CCCCGAGATCGATATCTGGTGTATCGCCCTCACGCTtctctcgctcctcctccagacGCGCTTCCCTCTCGGCCCGACGCACACGTCACGCCAAGTcatgcgcgagcgcgccatgGATGTGCtgcaggagctcgacgaaCTGTACCCTCCCTCAGCACCGTGGCAGGGGATGGGACTGGCCGCCAGCTCGGTGCtgagcgaggccgagcgtcaggccgaagccgacgcctGGCCGCGTGTTCGCAACGCCATGAACGTGtttgtcgacctcgaccgccagcgccgaaTGACCGCCTTCAACGAGTACGACGTTGGCGATGAGATGCGCCAGCGCGTTCACGACTACAAGGCCCCAGACACCTTCAAAACAACATCGTTCATCCCCACCGACATCAAGTACACGCTGCCGCTATACCTGGATCAAGAGCACCCAGATCAGCCAGGGCCCATCGTCCTGCGCAACCCCACCGGCGAGCCACAGAAGCGCATCATCTCCTACCTCAAGTATCTCCTCCGATCAGCTGGCATCCTCTATCACCACGTACccgacacccaccccgtTATTCTCCAGCTCGTCTTACCAATAGGTCCAGTACCAGCTGAGCCAGACCCCGCAGTCAACGGCTCGGCAGACCCAGGGCCATCTCGCGTGAGCTGGATCCCGAGCTTGCTCGGAATCGGCAAGAAGCCGCCCCCACCAGGACGGTCGGCCTCCGTTCCCCCGGTCAGCACTTCTAGGTCCTCATCGCCTGCTGGCCAGCCCCAGAAGGGAAAGAAGGCCTGGTCGCAGCAGGTGTGGCTCAGGATAGAGATCGAGAAACCTGTGCCCAAGAgccggccgccgagcagTAGAGGAGGGAGCAGAGTGCCCAGCCGCGCACCGAGCCGAAACCGAGACGCACCGTCGCGCCCTGGAAGCCGAGGACCGAGTgcaagctcgtcgcgacgagccAAGGCACCGACCGAGGACATGCTGTCTCTCACTCTCACAGAGCGACTCCATCACCACACCACCGTGACGAACAGTGCCGGTGGCATCAACGGCCACGCAACTGCCGTTTCACATACCACCGAGgtgtcgctcgagtcggtAACCGAAGGCCAAGTCCCGCTATCGGTCCACGCAACACGCCATTTGCAATGGGCtgcaccaccatcaccctCACCATTAAGCAGGCAGGTCACTCCCGACTCGGGCCCGCCATCCCCTACGGCCACACGAGCCCCTGGTATCCGACGCGAGCCATCCAACGGTGGCGGGTCTCGCGGCTCTCCGAGGGTAATCCTGTATCTCACCGAGCCGCGGGGATACGAGCTCATTCGTAAAGCACTgtcggccgccgtgccgacCAGCAACCGCCCGGCAACGGACACCCCGCCTCCAGTGTCGCCAGCTACGGCACTAGCAATCCCGCTGTCCGGCTCGAGCGGGaacagcagctcggcgtcgacctcggacgcagaggaggagcaggccgaTAGAGGCCGCGCACGGTCCAAGGAGACGCCGCCGGACCGCGACTCGCGCTCTGAGACAGTGCGCCCGGGCACCAAGGGGGACGCCACACCAGTGGCGGTGAGCGTGTCCCCGAAATCTAGACCGTTATCAAACCACAAGACCAAGGCAAGGTCGCCCAAGTCGCAGAAGGAGCGTGAGGGCAGCGTCGGCACTCCGACCGGCGTAGCGGCCAAACCGCGGGTACGCGAGCCCAGCGGATTCCTAGAGTcgttcctcctcggccgcccgGGCTCGTCTAGCGCTGAGCCCCTCGTCGCTATGCCGAGGAGAAGCAGCTCGGTGCCGCCGTTCACGCCGCGGCCGGACCGGAGAAAGCAGCGCGAGTag
- the Mark2_3 gene encoding Serine/threonine-protein kinase MARK2, whose amino-acid sequence MAPRRDKENDAGPPGAGTLFVYAPNQAPEESRWESLPTTVPLLTPSPDSLLLRGIADYTYLPASAGGILGRGKFSTVYRVTAGATSASGKVFALKHTPLYPHHALIAARLLREPTLLAQLTPHPCLIGVDGFVRTDAHFYLVEECASSHVPLPQHPLPLRPTRAARLLDQLVSVVRDCLHAGRVCHRDLKGDNVLVDVDTGNILLLDLGLATHFSASEPKLTTCCGSPAFHSPEIVHALNNKPGEVTYYGPEIDIWCIALTLLSLLLQTRFPLGPTHTSRQVMRERAMDVLQELDELYPPSAPWQGMGLAASSVLSEAERQAEADAWPRVRNAMNVFVDLDRQRRMTAFNEYDVGDEMRQRVHDYKAPDTFKTTSFIPTDIKYTLPLYLDQEHPDQPGPIVLRNPTGEPQKRIISYLKYLLRSAGILYHHVPDTHPVILQLVLPIGPVPAEPDPAVNGSADPGPSRVSWIPSLLGIGKKPPPPGRSASVPPVSTSRSSSPAGQPQKGKKAWSQQVRGPSASSSRRAKAPTEDMLSLTLTERLHHHTTVTNSAGGINGHATAVSHTTEVSLESVTEGQVPLSVHATRHLQWAAPPSPSPLSRQVTPDSGPPSPTATRAPGIRREPSNGGGSRGSPRVILYLTEPRGYELIRKALSAAVPTSNRPATDTPPPVSPATALAIPLSGSSGNSSSASTSDAEEEQADRGRARSKETPPDRDSRSETVRPGTKGDATPVAVSVSPKSRPLSNHKTKARSPKSQKEREGSVGTPTGVAAKPRVREPSGFLESFLLGRPGSSSAEPLVAMPRRSSSVPPFTPRPDRRKQRE is encoded by the exons ATGGCCCCACGTCGCGACAAGGAGAACGACGCGGGCCCCCCGGGGGCCGGCACGCTCTTCGTCTACGCGCCCAACCAGGCGCCCGAGGAGAGTCGGTGGGAGAGTCTG CCAACAACCgtccccctcctcaccccctcccccgacagcctcctcctccgcggaATAGCAGACTACACGTACCTCCctgcgtcggcgggcggcatcctcggccgcggcaagTTCAGCACCGTGTACCGCGTCACGGCgggcgcgacctcggcgagcggcaaggTGTTCGCCCTCAAGCACACACCGCTGTACCCGCACCACGCGCTCATTGCCGCCCGGCTCCTCCGCGagccgacgctgctcgcgcagctcacgccgcaCCCTTGCCTCATTGGCGTCGACGGATTCGTGCGGACCGACGCGCACTTCTACCTCGTTG AAGAATGCGCATCATCGCACGTCCCGCTCCCGCAGCACCCGCTCCCTCTGCGCccgacacgcgccgcccgcctcctcgaccagctgGTCAGCGTCGTCCGCGACTGCTTgcacgccggccgcgtgTGCCACCGCGACCTCAAGGGAGACAACGTGCTCGTCGATGTCGATACGGGCAATATCCTGCTGCTCG acctcggcctcgcgacTCACTTCTCTGCAAGCGAACCCAAACTGACCACATGTTGTGGCTCGCCTGCCTTCCAT AGCCCAGAAATCGTGCACGCGCTCAACAACAAGCCCGGAGAGGTGACATACTATGG CCCCGAGATCGATATCTGGTGTATCGCCCTCACGCTtctctcgctcctcctccagacGCGCTTCCCTCTCGGCCCGACGCACACGTCACGCCAAGTcatgcgcgagcgcgccatgGATGTGCtgcaggagctcgacgaaCTGTACCCTCCCTCAGCACCGTGGCAGGGGATGGGACTGGCCGCCAGCTCGGTGCtgagcgaggccgagcgtcaggccgaagccgacgcctGGCCGCGTGTTCGCAACGCCATGAACGTGtttgtcgacctcgaccgccagcgccgaaTGACCGCCTTCAACGAGTACGACGTTGGCGATGAGATGCGCCAGCGCGTTCACGACTACAAGGCCCCAGACACCTTCAAAACAACATCGTTCATCCCCACCGACATCAAGTACACGCTGCCGCTATACCTGGATCAAGAGCACCCAGATCAGCCAGGGCCCATCGTCCTGCGCAACCCCACCGGCGAGCCACAGAAGCGCATCATCTCCTACCTCAAGTATCTCCTCCGATCAGCTGGCATCCTCTATCACCACGTACccgacacccaccccgtTATTCTCCAGCTCGTCTTACCAATAGGTCCAGTACCAGCTGAGCCAGACCCCGCAGTCAACGGCTCGGCAGACCCAGGGCCATCTCGCGTGAGCTGGATCCCGAGCTTGCTCGGAATCGGCAAGAAGCCGCCCCCACCAGGACGGTCGGCCTCCGTTCCCCCGGTCAGCACTTCTAGGTCCTCATCGCCTGCTGGCCAGCCCCAGAAGGGAAAGAAGGCCTGGTCGCAGCAGGT CCGAGGACCGAGTgcaagctcgtcgcgacgagccAAGGCACCGACCGAGGACATGCTGTCTCTCACTCTCACAGAGCGACTCCATCACCACACCACCGTGACGAACAGTGCCGGTGGCATCAACGGCCACGCAACTGCCGTTTCACATACCACCGAGgtgtcgctcgagtcggtAACCGAAGGCCAAGTCCCGCTATCGGTCCACGCAACACGCCATTTGCAATGGGCtgcaccaccatcaccctCACCATTAAGCAGGCAGGTCACTCCCGACTCGGGCCCGCCATCCCCTACGGCCACACGAGCCCCTGGTATCCGACGCGAGCCATCCAACGGTGGCGGGTCTCGCGGCTCTCCGAGGGTAATCCTGTATCTCACCGAGCCGCGGGGATACGAGCTCATTCGTAAAGCACTgtcggccgccgtgccgacCAGCAACCGCCCGGCAACGGACACCCCGCCTCCAGTGTCGCCAGCTACGGCACTAGCAATCCCGCTGTCCGGCTCGAGCGGGaacagcagctcggcgtcgacctcggacgcagaggaggagcaggccgaTAGAGGCCGCGCACGGTCCAAGGAGACGCCGCCGGACCGCGACTCGCGCTCTGAGACAGTGCGCCCGGGCACCAAGGGGGACGCCACACCAGTGGCGGTGAGCGTGTCCCCGAAATCTAGACCGTTATCAAACCACAAGACCAAGGCAAGGTCGCCCAAGTCGCAGAAGGAGCGTGAGGGCAGCGTCGGCACTCCGACCGGCGTAGCGGCCAAACCGCGGGTACGCGAGCCCAGCGGATTCCTAGAGTcgttcctcctcggccgcccgGGCTCGTCTAGCGCTGAGCCCCTCGTCGCTATGCCGAGGAGAAGCAGCTCGGTGCCGCCGTTCACGCCGCGGCCGGACCGGAGAAAGCAGCGCGAGTag